From Mucilaginibacter rubeus, a single genomic window includes:
- a CDS encoding PepSY-associated TM helix domain-containing protein produces the protein MLKTATPAKAVKPKKKGDSMFKRISAWLHLWLGLFSGIIVVIVSITGAIYVFEKEIRSVTEPWTHVQPQNKKMLPPSALTDIAVKTVSGMKPTALNYGLPDQSAAAVSYSRKTGLLITVFIDPYSGRVLKKTTTDFVGNKGDFDFFRFILHGHRALWLPYPIGRPIIGVAILIFVVLLLSGLVLWWPKKWTKATRDKSFKVKWNASFKRVNYDLHNVFGFYSMLLLLIIALTGLVWSFQWVSKSVYWATSGGKSLTEETAMVSDTTTRLSFNMASVDKLWNQIAIQDKPEGFYINLPRQKADLVEVIAYLRSGTYYKTNIYNFDQYTLKPIKSAGPYSGRYADAGAADKLRRMNYDIHVGAILGIPGKVVAFFLAMVSASLPITGFYIWWGKRNKKPAVKQQRPKKVQPELVIQ, from the coding sequence ATGCTTAAAACTGCTACTCCGGCCAAAGCCGTTAAACCCAAAAAGAAAGGCGATTCGATGTTTAAAAGGATCTCCGCGTGGCTGCACCTGTGGCTTGGGCTTTTTTCGGGAATTATCGTGGTGATTGTAAGTATTACAGGCGCCATTTATGTTTTTGAAAAAGAGATTCGTAGTGTAACCGAACCCTGGACGCACGTACAGCCGCAAAATAAAAAAATGCTGCCTCCTTCGGCGTTAACAGACATCGCTGTTAAAACTGTGTCAGGTATGAAACCTACCGCGCTAAATTACGGACTGCCAGATCAGTCTGCCGCGGCGGTTTCTTACAGCCGTAAAACAGGTTTGCTGATAACCGTTTTTATTGATCCGTATAGCGGGCGCGTATTGAAAAAAACAACTACAGACTTTGTGGGGAATAAGGGCGACTTTGATTTCTTTAGGTTTATACTGCACGGGCACCGTGCCTTATGGTTGCCATACCCCATTGGCCGGCCTATAATTGGGGTAGCCATACTGATTTTTGTAGTGCTTTTGCTATCGGGCCTGGTATTATGGTGGCCCAAAAAGTGGACTAAAGCCACTCGTGACAAAAGCTTTAAAGTGAAATGGAACGCCAGCTTTAAACGTGTAAATTACGACCTGCATAATGTGTTTGGTTTTTACAGCATGTTATTGCTGCTCATCATAGCGTTAACCGGCCTGGTATGGAGTTTTCAATGGGTAAGCAAATCGGTATATTGGGCTACATCTGGCGGCAAATCATTAACCGAAGAAACCGCCATGGTATCGGATACTACCACAAGGCTTTCCTTTAATATGGCATCGGTAGATAAATTATGGAACCAGATTGCTATACAAGATAAGCCAGAGGGCTTTTATATTAATTTACCCCGCCAAAAGGCCGATTTAGTTGAGGTAATAGCTTACCTGCGTTCGGGCACTTACTACAAAACCAATATTTACAATTTTGATCAGTACACACTGAAGCCGATTAAATCTGCAGGGCCATACTCCGGGCGTTATGCAGATGCCGGTGCTGCCGATAAATTGCGCCGCATGAATTACGATATCCATGTAGGTGCTATTTTAGGCATTCCAGGTAAGGTGGTGGCGTTTTTCCTGGCTATGGTATCTGCCAGTTTGCCTATTACCGGTTTTTATATTTGGTGGGGGAAACGTAATAAAAAGCCGGCTGTAAAGCAGCAGCGACCTAAGAAGGTGCAGCCGGAACTTGTTATTCAATAA
- a CDS encoding SusC/RagA family TonB-linked outer membrane protein, whose translation MKKKITLIFVLLITILTRTFAQDVTVKGIVKDSQGLPIPGATVKNKSTGAVTVTDVKGGYSITANSNATLVFSFVGSATQEQQIKGRTTIDVTLADANKQLEEVVVIGYGTRAVKDVTGAISSVKAEKLENEHPASATDIIRGNIPGISVALNTSAKGGGTGDLQIRGKASLSGNVQPVIVLDGVIYPGQLADINPNDIDRVDVLRDPSALAVYGAQSAGGVVAITTKKGKKGGTQITLNANFGIAQLLQNQKYYTGDGFLNWRADGARSSNTSNPYYYYSNPNKLPDGVTLAQFLNGATGDPTTIWLQRLGLFPNEIANYQAGKMTDWSKLIFRNGFRQDYTGSFSGSSETVKYYVSGNYTKNQNLIQGGQYTDGRFRVNLEGKAAKFLTLGVNAQFASRDEGAASTPLSGQAIDATEADWTQIINSSPYGDMYNADGSLRRIDTDDSGLNQRNPFLGNRYNQNVAVQNTLFSVLFARLDLPFGIKYTVNYAPTIESYRNFFFRPVANPNELSGGTAIRTQENRYRYNLDNILSWNKTFGIHSFDATFLLNKEKYQTWYTNASNTQLTPTDILGYHNIGAGTLPVESSDDRIYNADAIMGRINYTLLGRYILTATVRRDGFSAFGLEHPREVYPSAAVAWVFSDESFMKGDAFKWLDYGKLRFSYGANGNRTSTTTADPSISLAVLGGIKYPTANNSGTVTNNSGIYVSTLQNAQLKWERTVGPNIGLDFTILHNRLSGSIDVYDRKTTDLLVKRSILDVQGYNSSGDLPGGANNSNPYTNIGQVNNKGFEISLDGKIMKSENFNWNASGTFFLNRNKIVHLYGAFPVTDANGVTTNVEKDDIGNGWFIGHDINAVWDYKIQGVWKTTEADQAAKYGAKPGDFKLQDVNGDFKFTNDDKQFLGSQNPSFSWSLRNDFNIFKHFDVSFLLVSSIGALKQYNQALNNPGSVGFARMNSYVLPYWTPDNQIDDYARLNSGSSGTTINVWRKASFVRLQTASIGYTFSPQLIKRLGISSAKLFVNASNAAVFSSWPLWDPQNGGPTPRYLSAGFNVVF comes from the coding sequence ATGAAGAAAAAAATTACGCTAATTTTTGTTTTACTTATTACAATACTAACACGGACGTTTGCACAGGACGTTACCGTGAAAGGTATTGTTAAAGACAGCCAGGGTCTGCCAATACCTGGCGCCACTGTAAAAAACAAATCAACAGGTGCCGTAACAGTTACGGATGTAAAAGGTGGCTATTCAATTACCGCAAACAGCAACGCGACGCTGGTGTTTAGCTTCGTGGGTTCGGCCACACAGGAACAACAAATTAAAGGCCGCACAACAATTGATGTAACACTGGCCGATGCCAACAAACAATTGGAAGAGGTTGTGGTGATAGGTTACGGTACACGGGCCGTTAAAGACGTTACCGGAGCCATCAGCAGTGTTAAGGCCGAGAAACTGGAGAACGAACACCCAGCCAGCGCTACTGACATTATCAGGGGCAATATCCCAGGCATTTCGGTTGCACTGAATACCTCGGCCAAAGGCGGCGGTACAGGCGATCTGCAGATCAGGGGTAAAGCTTCCCTTTCGGGCAACGTTCAGCCTGTTATCGTATTGGATGGTGTTATTTATCCTGGTCAGCTGGCTGATATCAACCCTAATGATATCGACCGCGTTGACGTACTCCGCGACCCAAGCGCGCTTGCCGTATACGGTGCGCAATCGGCCGGTGGCGTTGTAGCTATTACTACAAAAAAAGGTAAAAAAGGCGGCACGCAAATCACCTTAAATGCCAACTTCGGTATTGCGCAACTATTGCAAAATCAAAAATACTACACCGGCGACGGCTTCCTGAACTGGCGTGCCGATGGGGCCCGCAGTTCTAACACTTCAAACCCCTATTACTATTATAGCAATCCTAACAAGCTGCCGGATGGTGTAACGCTTGCCCAATTCCTTAACGGTGCTACAGGCGACCCAACTACCATCTGGCTGCAACGTTTAGGTTTATTCCCTAATGAAATTGCCAATTACCAGGCCGGTAAAATGACAGATTGGTCAAAACTGATATTCCGCAATGGTTTCCGCCAGGATTATACCGGTAGCTTCTCCGGTAGTTCAGAAACAGTTAAGTACTACGTATCGGGCAACTATACCAAAAACCAAAACCTGATACAGGGCGGACAGTATACCGATGGCCGTTTCCGTGTAAACCTGGAAGGTAAAGCCGCCAAATTTTTGACGCTTGGTGTAAACGCCCAATTCGCAAGCCGCGATGAAGGCGCAGCCAGCACGCCACTTAGCGGACAAGCCATAGACGCCACTGAAGCCGACTGGACGCAGATCATCAACTCATCACCTTATGGCGATATGTACAATGCTGATGGCTCTTTGCGTCGTATTGATACTGATGACAGTGGTTTGAACCAGCGTAACCCTTTCCTGGGCAATCGCTACAATCAAAACGTGGCTGTGCAAAACACCCTGTTCTCGGTACTTTTTGCCCGTTTAGATCTTCCATTTGGTATCAAGTATACGGTGAACTATGCACCAACTATTGAATCATACAGGAACTTCTTCTTCCGTCCGGTAGCTAACCCTAATGAGCTTTCGGGTGGTACTGCTATCCGTACACAGGAGAACCGTTACAGGTACAACCTCGATAACATTTTAAGCTGGAATAAAACGTTCGGCATCCACAGCTTTGATGCAACCTTCCTGCTTAACAAAGAAAAATACCAAACCTGGTATACCAATGCTTCAAACACACAGTTAACCCCTACCGACATTTTGGGTTACCACAACATTGGTGCAGGGACCTTACCTGTTGAAAGCAGCGACGACCGCATCTATAACGCCGACGCTATCATGGGCAGGATCAATTACACCCTGTTAGGCCGCTATATCCTGACTGCAACTGTACGCCGTGACGGTTTCTCGGCATTCGGTTTAGAACACCCACGTGAAGTATACCCCTCAGCAGCAGTAGCATGGGTATTTAGTGATGAAAGTTTCATGAAGGGCGATGCCTTTAAATGGCTTGATTATGGTAAATTACGCTTCAGCTATGGTGCTAACGGTAACCGTACATCTACCACCACTGCCGATCCTTCTATCTCATTAGCCGTATTAGGCGGTATTAAATATCCCACCGCAAACAACTCCGGTACAGTTACCAATAACAGTGGTATTTATGTAAGTACCCTGCAAAACGCGCAGCTGAAATGGGAACGCACCGTAGGACCAAACATCGGTCTTGACTTCACCATACTGCACAACAGGCTTAGCGGTTCGATAGACGTTTACGACCGTAAAACTACCGACCTGCTTGTTAAACGCAGTATCCTTGACGTTCAGGGTTATAACTCGTCTGGTGATTTACCGGGTGGTGCTAACAACTCAAACCCGTATACCAACATCGGCCAGGTTAATAACAAAGGCTTCGAAATTTCATTGGATGGCAAGATCATGAAAAGTGAAAACTTTAACTGGAATGCCAGCGGTACTTTCTTCCTTAACCGCAATAAGATTGTTCACCTGTATGGCGCATTCCCGGTTACTGATGCCAACGGCGTTACTACTAACGTAGAAAAAGATGATATCGGTAACGGCTGGTTCATCGGTCATGATATCAACGCCGTTTGGGATTACAAGATCCAGGGCGTTTGGAAAACAACCGAAGCCGATCAGGCTGCAAAATATGGCGCAAAACCAGGCGATTTTAAACTGCAGGATGTAAACGGCGACTTTAAGTTTACCAACGATGACAAACAATTCTTAGGCTCACAAAACCCGAGCTTTAGCTGGTCGTTACGTAACGATTTCAACATCTTCAAACATTTTGATGTATCGTTCCTGCTGGTATCAAGCATTGGCGCACTAAAACAATATAATCAAGCCTTAAACAATCCGGGCAGCGTAGGCTTTGCACGTATGAATTCATACGTGTTGCCTTACTGGACACCAGATAACCAGATTGATGATTACGCCCGCTTAAACTCAGGTTCATCTGGCACTACCATCAACGTTTGGCGCAAAGCTTCATTTGTGAGGTTGCAAACGGCCTCTATAGGTTATACTTTCAGTCCACAGCTAATCAAACGCCTGGGTATCTCAAGCGCCAAATTATTCGTGAATGCCAGCAATGCTGCTGTGTTTTCAAGCTGGCCGCTTTGGGATCCGCAAAACGGCGGTCCTACGCCAAGATATTTATCAGCCGGGTTTAACGTAGTTTTTTAA
- a CDS encoding RagB/SusD family nutrient uptake outer membrane protein, producing MNKINKNIMAAALTAATIFITGGCTKRADLYPQAPSKFTPDVTYTSPAAFKAALATLNVSVRFEYFGDSAPLLTESIFTDAAVEGTTDKTTPAQDLNARITPTANLNSDDYNKIGRYWSAWYQGIHDCNVILSRIDNIKWPSDADKNLVKATALFHRAYRYYRLVHEFGDVPLLLKEETAVNTGYFSTQRIVILKQMKTDLEFAVANLTDANAKGDISKGGAAHLLAKVDLALGLFDDAIAAANVAINGPYHLMTSRFGIVAGDASKNIIWDLHRPENKALGTNAEALYVVLDRETLDGATPNGSQVMRNCVPMWHNGTILTPGALKPGISDKVTEEFPLTLWYGRGIGRLRGTPYATKYIWTDNTDLRHAPGNWMNMTDLVFNSPALKTSDPTWYGKHLEQYTDANVSKRFLNGAKDTIRAWFGWPHYKVFIGSGPIALDKWWSPPRGTNTDWYVFRLAETYLLRAEAYVWKGQTGLAMDDINKVRTRANAQPLTDAGSVNIGTILDERQRELYWEEPRKTELTRIAFIFAQTGIPAYNGKTYNVANFSTSNFFYDRIMEKNDFYKNPNVVTNSGNHFTISPYHVLWPIPQSEIDLNVNGHINQSKGYAGAETNIPALDKVVP from the coding sequence ATGAACAAGATAAACAAAAACATCATGGCTGCGGCTTTAACAGCGGCAACCATATTTATAACCGGAGGCTGTACCAAGCGGGCTGATCTGTATCCGCAGGCGCCTTCAAAATTCACGCCCGACGTAACTTATACCTCACCTGCCGCATTTAAAGCAGCTTTGGCTACCCTGAACGTAAGCGTTAGGTTTGAGTATTTCGGTGATTCGGCACCCTTACTTACCGAATCAATATTTACTGATGCAGCGGTTGAAGGCACCACGGATAAAACCACACCGGCGCAGGATTTGAACGCCCGTATCACCCCTACCGCCAACCTAAACAGCGACGACTATAACAAAATAGGCCGGTATTGGAGCGCATGGTACCAGGGGATCCATGATTGTAACGTAATTTTATCAAGAATAGATAATATCAAATGGCCCTCTGATGCCGATAAAAACCTGGTAAAAGCTACGGCTTTATTTCACCGCGCTTATCGTTACTATCGTTTAGTACATGAGTTTGGCGATGTGCCTCTGCTGCTTAAAGAAGAAACTGCCGTAAACACAGGCTACTTCAGTACCCAACGTATCGTTATCCTAAAACAAATGAAAACCGACCTGGAATTTGCCGTAGCTAACCTTACGGATGCAAATGCTAAAGGCGATATTTCAAAAGGCGGTGCCGCCCACCTTTTGGCCAAGGTTGACCTTGCGCTTGGTTTATTTGATGACGCTATCGCGGCAGCTAATGTAGCTATCAATGGCCCGTATCACTTAATGACCAGCCGCTTTGGTATTGTTGCGGGCGATGCCTCGAAAAACATCATCTGGGACCTTCACAGGCCGGAAAACAAAGCATTGGGAACCAATGCCGAGGCTTTGTACGTAGTGCTTGACCGCGAAACCCTTGACGGTGCAACACCAAACGGATCGCAGGTGATGAGGAACTGCGTGCCGATGTGGCATAACGGCACCATCCTTACGCCAGGAGCGCTTAAACCGGGTATCTCGGATAAAGTGACCGAGGAATTCCCGCTTACCTTATGGTATGGTCGTGGTATTGGCCGTTTACGCGGTACGCCATATGCTACCAAATATATCTGGACAGATAATACCGATTTAAGGCATGCTCCCGGCAACTGGATGAACATGACCGATCTTGTATTCAACAGCCCTGCCCTTAAAACTTCCGACCCTACCTGGTATGGCAAACACCTGGAGCAATATACCGATGCCAACGTAAGCAAACGCTTCCTGAACGGGGCCAAAGATACCATCCGTGCATGGTTTGGCTGGCCGCATTACAAAGTGTTTATTGGCTCAGGCCCTATCGCGCTTGATAAATGGTGGAGTCCGCCGCGCGGTACCAACACCGACTGGTACGTTTTCCGCTTAGCCGAAACCTACCTGTTACGTGCCGAAGCTTATGTATGGAAAGGACAAACAGGCCTTGCTATGGATGATATCAACAAAGTAAGGACCCGTGCAAACGCTCAACCGTTAACTGATGCCGGCAGTGTAAATATCGGTACCATTCTTGACGAGCGTCAAAGAGAACTGTATTGGGAAGAACCACGCAAAACCGAGCTTACCCGTATAGCGTTCATCTTTGCGCAAACCGGTATCCCTGCTTACAATGGCAAAACTTACAATGTGGCCAATTTTTCAACAAGCAACTTCTTCTACGACAGGATCATGGAGAAGAACGACTTTTATAAAAACCCTAACGTTGTAACTAACTCGGGTAACCACTTCACCATTTCGCCATACCACGTGCTTTGGCCTATCCCGCAAAGCGAGATCGACCTGAACGTAAATGGTCATATTAACCAAAGCAAAGGTTACGCAGGTGCCGAAACCAACATACCAGCACTTGATAAGGTAGTTCCATAA
- a CDS encoding TonB-dependent receptor produces the protein MKSVLLCSKRSNFTSLLFQHFYFLLIILSFSTFTAKADDGATGSIKGKVTTADGQPAIGITVALKNTTYGALTDADGRYAIGKIKPGSYTIRVSAVGLAPEEQSVTVASGSTQTLDFMLKENASLLKEVAITGAKSRYKADVPSNSIRLNEPLLEAPQNIQVITSQTLSDQQVISMSDGVTRNVSGATRLEHWGDLCTRVNMRGSRAAAFRNGMNVTSNWGPLSEDMSFVDRIEFVKGPAGFMMSNGEPSGIYNVVTKKPTGRDFNGEATMTMGSYDLYRATLDLDGKATKSGSLSYRLNLMDQTKNSFRNYEFNDRFSIAPVLTWKVDDKTSLTFEYTYQHAKLSNLGSYYVFATQGYAIKPRDFTITEPGIAPTYIKDNSAFIYLNHQIDEHWKLTGQLGYFNYQQQGSSAWVNSVKANGDLIRSVSIWDASNVMKFGQVFLNGDVQTGVVRHRILGGLDLGNKQYIADWGQGGAIDSDAKPFNINNPVYNQPALGLPVFDRSKPLAQRGAGNLSSQSYTGVYGQDELGFFDNVLRVTIAGRYTYVKEINYLAGRNQKKFTPRFGVSVNIDRMTSVYGLYDQSFVPQSALIRDGSLPKPITGNNLEAGIKRDWFDGSWSTTLSAYRILKNNTLTADPDNKGSEGFVIDVGQTKTQGIEFDTRGQIFSGLSLVANYAYTDSKISKTGGAANLPATAVVGAKVPGYAKHNINASLTYTIQNGPLKNSGIYAGATYQGDRTTWTWNASSGQLQLPDYYKFDGGLFWGKDHIKISANVYNLLDKYLYSGAAYATYYYWQAEAGRNYRLGISYRF, from the coding sequence TTCACTATTATTTCAACATTTTTACTTTCTCTTAATCATCCTGTCTTTTTCAACTTTCACAGCTAAGGCTGATGATGGTGCAACCGGTAGCATAAAAGGTAAGGTTACCACAGCCGACGGCCAGCCTGCAATCGGCATTACCGTTGCCTTAAAAAACACAACTTATGGTGCCCTTACGGATGCCGATGGTCGTTATGCCATTGGTAAAATCAAGCCCGGAAGCTACACTATCCGTGTATCTGCCGTTGGCCTTGCACCCGAAGAGCAATCTGTAACTGTAGCATCCGGCAGTACGCAAACGCTTGATTTTATGCTGAAAGAAAATGCCAGCTTATTAAAAGAGGTTGCTATCACCGGCGCTAAAAGCCGCTATAAAGCTGATGTGCCCTCCAACTCTATCCGCCTAAATGAACCTTTGCTGGAGGCTCCTCAAAACATCCAGGTAATTACCTCTCAAACGCTGTCTGATCAGCAGGTGATTTCCATGAGCGATGGTGTTACCCGTAACGTGAGTGGTGCAACCCGTTTGGAGCACTGGGGCGACCTGTGCACCCGTGTAAATATGCGCGGTAGCCGTGCAGCAGCATTCCGTAATGGCATGAACGTAACCTCAAACTGGGGGCCGCTTAGCGAAGATATGAGCTTTGTTGACCGTATTGAATTTGTAAAAGGTCCGGCCGGCTTTATGATGAGCAATGGCGAGCCAAGCGGTATCTACAACGTAGTTACCAAAAAGCCTACCGGCCGTGATTTTAACGGCGAGGCCACGATGACCATGGGCAGCTATGACTTGTATCGTGCCACTTTAGATCTGGATGGTAAAGCCACTAAATCGGGTAGCCTCTCTTATCGTTTAAACTTAATGGATCAAACCAAAAACTCGTTCCGCAATTACGAGTTTAATGATCGTTTCAGCATAGCTCCTGTACTTACCTGGAAAGTTGATGATAAAACCTCGCTTACCTTTGAGTATACCTATCAGCACGCTAAATTATCAAACCTTGGTTCGTACTATGTTTTTGCAACCCAGGGCTATGCTATAAAACCTCGTGATTTTACCATAACAGAACCCGGTATAGCACCTACTTATATTAAAGATAACAGCGCCTTTATTTACCTTAACCACCAGATTGATGAGCACTGGAAATTAACCGGCCAGCTGGGTTATTTTAACTACCAGCAGCAGGGAAGCTCGGCCTGGGTAAACAGTGTAAAAGCCAATGGCGATCTGATCAGGAGCGTTAGTATCTGGGATGCATCAAACGTGATGAAATTTGGCCAGGTATTTTTAAATGGCGATGTACAAACCGGCGTAGTGCGTCACCGGATATTGGGTGGCCTTGACCTGGGCAACAAACAATATATTGCCGATTGGGGGCAAGGCGGAGCTATTGACAGCGATGCTAAACCTTTTAATATCAATAACCCGGTTTACAATCAGCCTGCTTTAGGTTTACCGGTATTTGACAGGTCGAAACCATTGGCACAACGTGGCGCGGGCAACCTTTCAAGCCAATCATACACAGGTGTGTACGGCCAGGACGAGCTGGGCTTTTTTGATAACGTACTGCGTGTAACCATTGCGGGTCGTTATACTTATGTAAAAGAGATCAATTACCTTGCTGGCCGTAACCAGAAGAAATTTACCCCTCGTTTTGGTGTAAGTGTAAATATCGACAGAATGACATCCGTTTATGGCCTGTATGACCAATCATTTGTGCCGCAAAGCGCCCTGATCCGTGATGGTAGCCTGCCAAAACCTATCACAGGTAACAACCTTGAAGCCGGTATTAAACGCGACTGGTTTGATGGTAGCTGGAGCACTACTTTATCTGCTTACCGTATCCTTAAAAACAACACCCTTACCGCCGACCCTGATAACAAAGGTTCAGAAGGTTTTGTGATAGATGTTGGCCAAACCAAAACCCAGGGTATTGAGTTTGATACCCGCGGACAGATCTTCAGTGGTCTTTCGTTAGTAGCCAACTATGCTTATACCGATTCAAAGATCTCTAAAACCGGGGGCGCGGCTAACCTGCCTGCTACGGCTGTTGTTGGTGCCAAAGTTCCGGGATATGCCAAACATAACATCAATGCGTCATTAACTTATACCATACAGAACGGCCCCTTGAAAAACAGTGGTATTTATGCCGGCGCAACCTACCAGGGTGACCGTACCACCTGGACCTGGAACGCCAGCAGCGGCCAGCTGCAATTGCCAGATTATTACAAGTTTGATGGCGGCCTGTTCTGGGGTAAAGATCATATCAAGATAAGCGCTAACGTGTACAATCTGCTTGACAAATACCTGTACAGCGGCGCGGCTTATGCCACTTATTACTACTGGCAGGCCGAAGCGGGACGTAACTACCGCCTTGGCATCAGCTATCGTTTCTAA
- a CDS encoding zinc finger domain-containing protein, with protein MNNEVNPSAINNSLNCSGCGALLHFNPGTHNLLCDYCGVSNTIESAPDSRDILPYDYEEFIAGIDSNKQGADLKVVNCKNCGSQTILDQFVTSDKCPFCTAPLVLDLESGQQYVLPHYILPFAITQQQGIEFFKKWLKSLWWAPNDLAKKVSDASSALKGVYLPHWTYDTYTITDYNGERGDYYYTTETYTETVNGREETRTRQVRHTDWSYASGRVECDFRDLMVPASKSLPEKTLNKLGPWNFNMLVKFDERYMSGFRSETYQLNPEQGFVKAAEQTVGAIDSAIRDDIGGDEQRIDSTDTQYLDKAIKYLMLPVWVSAYNYNNKIYQFTVNASTGEVIGQRPVSALKIILAVLFVIALIIIGVVLYQNGHSA; from the coding sequence ATGAACAACGAGGTTAACCCATCGGCTATAAACAATTCGTTAAACTGTTCGGGCTGCGGTGCCTTATTGCACTTTAATCCGGGTACCCATAACCTACTGTGCGATTATTGCGGCGTGAGCAATACAATTGAAAGCGCTCCCGACAGTCGCGATATTTTACCTTACGACTATGAAGAGTTTATTGCCGGTATCGATAGCAATAAACAAGGTGCAGATCTTAAAGTAGTTAATTGTAAAAACTGCGGTTCGCAAACTATTCTTGATCAGTTTGTAACATCAGATAAATGCCCCTTTTGCACAGCTCCACTGGTGCTTGACCTGGAAAGCGGGCAGCAATACGTACTTCCGCACTATATTTTACCCTTTGCCATTACTCAGCAACAGGGTATCGAATTTTTCAAAAAATGGTTAAAAAGCCTTTGGTGGGCGCCAAATGACCTGGCTAAAAAAGTAAGCGATGCTTCATCGGCACTAAAAGGCGTATACCTTCCCCATTGGACATACGATACCTACACCATAACGGATTACAACGGCGAACGCGGCGATTACTACTACACCACTGAAACCTATACCGAAACCGTTAACGGACGCGAAGAAACCAGAACCAGGCAAGTACGCCATACCGATTGGTCATACGCCTCAGGAAGAGTGGAATGCGATTTTAGGGATTTAATGGTCCCCGCCAGTAAATCATTACCCGAAAAAACACTGAATAAGCTTGGCCCCTGGAATTTTAACATGCTGGTTAAGTTTGATGAACGGTACATGAGCGGTTTCCGTTCCGAAACCTACCAGCTAAACCCGGAACAAGGCTTTGTTAAAGCAGCTGAGCAAACCGTTGGAGCGATTGACTCGGCCATAAGAGATGATATTGGTGGCGATGAGCAAAGGATAGATAGCACTGACACCCAATACCTTGATAAAGCGATCAAATACCTGATGCTGCCGGTTTGGGTAAGCGCCTATAACTACAATAACAAGATCTATCAATTTACAGTTAATGCCAGCACCGGCGAAGTTATTGGCCAACGACCCGTAAGTGCCCTCAAGATCATACTTGCGGTGTTGTTTGTAATAGCGCTGATAATAATTGGTGTAGTATTATATCAGAATGGGCATTCAGCGTAA
- a CDS encoding SPFH domain-containing protein produces MGLFNILRNEFIDVIEWVDTTQNTLVWKFPRHDNAIKMGAKLIVRESQAAVFMNEGRIADVYTPGTYELQTQNMPLLTTLMSWKYGFESPFKVDIFFVSLRQFTNQKWGTKNPVMIRDAEFGPVRLRAFGSFNFKVQDPKKFITEISATNPDFVIEDINEQLRNTVVSRGMDAVAESKINVLDLAANYNEMGKFITESIQPDFTELGLNLTKLLVENISLPPEVEQILDKRSEMGILGNLGAYAQFQAANAIEKSAENTIGGNLGAAGMGLGVGAAMMGQVGNIFQQNQVTPNNTDSSVPPPPPAPAVQYHIVKDGKSDGPHSFNDINAMISSGALSRESMIWKKGMAAWAAASSVEEIAELFSNVPPPIA; encoded by the coding sequence ATGGGCCTGTTCAATATTCTTCGTAACGAATTTATAGATGTAATAGAGTGGGTTGATACCACTCAGAATACGCTTGTATGGAAATTCCCCCGCCATGATAACGCTATTAAAATGGGGGCGAAACTCATTGTGCGCGAGTCGCAAGCGGCTGTTTTCATGAACGAGGGGCGCATAGCCGACGTATATACTCCGGGTACTTACGAGCTTCAAACACAGAACATGCCCCTGTTAACAACCTTAATGAGCTGGAAATATGGCTTTGAAAGTCCCTTTAAGGTTGATATATTCTTCGTGAGCCTGCGCCAGTTCACAAACCAAAAATGGGGAACAAAAAATCCGGTTATGATCCGCGATGCAGAGTTTGGCCCGGTACGCTTGAGGGCATTTGGCTCATTTAACTTTAAGGTTCAGGACCCGAAGAAATTCATTACTGAGATCTCCGCCACCAATCCGGATTTTGTTATCGAAGATATCAATGAGCAACTGCGCAACACTGTGGTATCGCGTGGTATGGATGCCGTAGCCGAGTCGAAGATAAACGTACTCGACCTGGCAGCCAACTACAACGAAATGGGCAAATTCATCACAGAATCTATCCAGCCCGATTTTACCGAGCTTGGCCTTAACCTGACCAAGTTACTGGTTGAAAATATTTCCCTCCCCCCTGAAGTTGAGCAAATACTTGATAAACGCAGTGAAATGGGCATACTGGGCAATCTTGGTGCTTACGCTCAATTCCAGGCTGCCAATGCTATTGAAAAATCTGCCGAGAACACTATAGGTGGCAACCTGGGCGCTGCCGGTATGGGTTTGGGTGTTGGCGCAGCCATGATGGGCCAGGTAGGCAACATCTTTCAGCAAAACCAGGTTACTCCTAATAACACCGATAGTAGTGTGCCCCCACCTCCCCCTGCGCCTGCTGTTCAATACCATATTGTAAAAGATGGCAAATCTGACGGGCCACACTCGTTCAACGACATCAATGCCATGATTTCCAGCGGAGCGTTAAGCAGGGAGAGTATGATCTGGAAAAAAGGTATGGCTGCATGGGCCGCCGCATCGTCTGTTGAAGAAATTGCAGAACTGTTTAGTAATGTTCCTCCGCCGATAGCTTAA